One genomic region from Anthonomus grandis grandis chromosome 1, icAntGran1.3, whole genome shotgun sequence encodes:
- the LOC126734650 gene encoding tubulin monoglutamylase TTLL4-like isoform X3 — translation MRWNNYSSLDTYRAPKECVDSGSESDSVEDDSLDEDPPSASSSDPISTDDSTKDSLDVIASLAICQPGTDGVASWPIRSSLFPNIPPYIKFSSHELETPFKLPAGKKYFKWKLSTITPIIVRKTLTNSGFALIRSEFSRESNQWLGTWGKHMKSPMFKTLKDTQKLNHFPGTFHLGRKDRLWRNFQKMIAKYGMKEFGFLPHTYVLPQELKLLKQNWDFKDGKDMWIIKPPASARGVGIKVINKWSQLPKKTSLVCQKYVNNPYLINGSKFDLRLYVLVTSFHPLRIYLYPDGLARFASVKYSDDVKDLKDRYMHLTNYSINKLSSQYTSNEDANACHGHKWTLSKLMEYLHKEGVDTKSLWKNLQQLVIKTIISCEPFITPLCEDNMNSYYNCYELFGVDVLLDEHLKPWLLEVNISPSLHSASPLDAHVKGPLVQTLFDMAQFHLPAKLADYVKTAPQCFDNRIYARAFTKKERSKHTSFTQFDSRGDYVYDILKELTGDDVRQLIRAEDEYVVKGKFERIFPTANTFKYLDFMEPRYYNRLFDAWETKYSNRREDGIALLQTLCAQKVHLKIGNVPSLSKSFQATSHGQTAATAVAPSMEGQTHLPIMPPLHIEFLANKLSTLNEEVRV, via the exons ATGAGGTGGAATAATTATTCTAGTTTGGATACTTATAGGGCGCCCAAAGAATG TGTGGACAGTGGCTCAGAAAGTGACTCGGTAGAAGACGATTCGCTCGACGAAGACCCTCCGAGCGCCTCCAGCAGCGATCCTATTTCAACCGACGACAGCACCAAAGATTCCCTCGATGTTATCGCTAGTTTGGCGATATGCCAACCAG GTACCGATGGCGTGGCGTCGTGGCCGATCCGTTCCAGTCTATTCCCAAACATTCCACCCTATATAAAATTCAGCTCTCACGAGCTAGAAACCCCATTTAAATTACCGGcgggtaaaaaatattttaaatggaaactgaGCACGATTACGCCGATAATTGTAAGGAAAACCCTCACCAACAGCGGCTTCGCTCTTATAAGAAGTGAGTTTAGTAGAG AATCGAATCAATGGTTGGGCACGTGGGGTAAACACATGAAATCGCCCATGTTTAAAACGTTAAAAGATACACAGAAATTGAACCATTTTCCCGGTACATTCCATTTGGGTCGGAAGGATCGATTGTGGCGCAACTTTCAAAAGATGATCGCTAAATATGGCATGAAAGA ATTCGGATTCCTGCCTCATACCTACGTACTACCTCAAGAATTAAAACTTCTCAAGCAAAATTGGGATTTCAAAGATGGAAAAGACATGTGGATTATTAAGCCT CCGGCATCAGCGCGTGGAGTGGGCATAAAAGTGATAAACAAATGGTCCCAATTACCGAAAAAAACCTCCCTGGTGTGCCAGAAATACGTTAACAACCCCTACCTCATTAACGGAAGCAAATTCGATTTAAGATTGTACGTTTTAGTCACCAGTTTTCACCCTTTAAGGATCTACCTTTACCCGGACGGTTTAGCGCGGTTTGCTAGTG tgaaATACAGTGATGATGTAAAAGACTTAAAAGATAGGTATATGCATTTAACCAATTATAGCATAAATAAGTTGTCCAGTCAGTATACGAGTAATGAGGATGCCAACGCTTGTCATGGGCATAAATG gaCCCTTTCAAAGCTTATGGAATATCTACACAAGGAGGGAGTAGACACGAAATCCTTATGGAAAAACTTGCAACAATTAGTAATCAAAACCATCATTTCGTGCGAACCTTTTATCACCCCATTATGCGAGGACAATATGAACAGTTATTATAACTGTTACGAGTTGTTCGGGGTGGACGTTTTATTGGATGAACATTTAAAACCTTGGCTGCTCGAG GTGAACATATCTCCAAGCTTACACAGCGCATCGCCCCTGGACGCCCACGTGAAAGGCCCCTTAGTACAAACGTTATTTGATATGGCGCAATTCCATTTGCCCGCTAAACTTGCCGATTATGTGAAGACCGCTCCCCAGTGCTTCGATAATCGGATATACGCGAGAGCGTTTACCAAGAAAGAACGTTCAAAGCATACCAGTTTCACCCAGTTTGATAGTAGGGGAGATTATGTCTATGATATTTTAAAGGAATTGACTG GTGATGACGTGCGACAACTGATAAGAGCAGAGGATGAATACGTGGTGAAAGGGAAGTTCGAAAGGATATTTCCGACCGCGAACACGTTcaaatatttggattttatgGAGCCGAGGTACTACAATCGATTGTTCGACGCGTGGGAAACGAAATATTCTAATAGGAGAGAGGACG gcattGCACTACTTCAAACCCTATGCGCCCAAAAAGTTCATCTAAAAATCGGCAACGTACCCAGTTTGAGCAAG